Proteins from one Oenanthe melanoleuca isolate GR-GAL-2019-014 chromosome 1, OMel1.0, whole genome shotgun sequence genomic window:
- the ICOSLG gene encoding ICOS ligand, producing MKPPGYGFLLLLLHILKAVTALEKTNIISKLGDNATLSCIFNRNNLQLKNLRVYWQIADSYQKTCSVVHALMSGQEDNSKQCVHFKDRTQLFWDRLEHGDFSLLLLNVSQRDRNTYKCIVQNTTEYSKVIYQAEVVLSLAVSYSQPILSGPIKNNDSTEEEVTFNCRSGNGYPKPNVYWINKVNNSQLNASKTEIISHKNGTFNVFSTLTVKATSNMQIECSIENEMLQENLSANYTQLKKSSTESDENLEKKGRGAQAAGIIGIVFVIGLLTGLICWLWKRRSSNLVSYKDVKPREDQGGLNSPV from the exons gTACGGATTTCTGTTACTGCTCCTTCATATCCTGAAAGCTG TTACTGCACTAGAGAAGACGAACATCATCAGTAAACTTGGAGACAACGCCACACTAAGTTGCATTTTTAATAGAAACAACTTGCAATTAAAGAATCTACGAGTATATTGGCAAATAGCTGATTCCTATCAGAAAACGTGTTCAGTCGTACATGCACTGATGTCTGGCCAAGAGGATAACAGTAAACAGTGTGTTCACTTTAAAGACAGGACTCAGTTATTCTGGGATAGGTTGGAACATGGTGATTTTTCTCTGCTATTGCTAAATGTCAGCCAGCGTGACAGGAATACATACAAATGCATAGTGCAGAACACAACTGAATATTCCAAAGTGATTTACCAGGCAGAAGTGGTTCTCAGTTTAGCAG TGAGCTACAGCCAACCAATACTCAGTGGACCAATAAAAAACAATGACAGCACTGAAGAAGAGGTGACCTTCAACTGCAGGTCTGGCAATGGATACCCAAAGCCCAATGTCTACTGGATCAATAAAGTGAACAACAGCCAACTGAATGCATCAAAAACAGAGATCATATCCCACAAAAATGGCACTTTCAACGTTTTTAGCACACTGACGGTGAAAGCCACTTCTAACATGCAAATAGAGTGCTCCATAGAAAATgagatgctgcaggaaaatCTATCAGCCAACT acacacagctgaagaaaagcagtACAGAAAGTGATGAAAACCTAGAAAAAAAAGGACGAGGTGCTCAAGCAGCTGGCATCATTGGCATTGTCTTTGTGATAGGTCTTCTAACTGGTTTAATCTGCTGGCTCTGGAAGAGGAGGTCCTCTAACCTAGTGTCCTATAAAG